Proteins encoded within one genomic window of Verrucomicrobiia bacterium:
- a CDS encoding type III pantothenate kinase has translation MKSFSPLLIDISNTFTKYTVDLKKIYRLPTSQWNRKTCKTLAQKLKTSHAMISSVVPKINHHFASAFPHTHFLSHKSPLDIAIDYPQPQHIGADRLANTVAVAAQKLAPAIVIDFGTAVTFDVIDARNTYLGGVIAPGIQALTNYLHEKTALLPTIQLSPPSRAIGQSTKEAMQIGAMIGYPGLIQAILQAIRKEMKTRKKIHMIATGGDAKLLAQKLKRQHLLTHIDPQLTLKGLAIVAQKIWG, from the coding sequence GTGAAATCTTTTTCTCCTCTTCTCATCGACATCAGCAACACGTTTACCAAATACACGGTAGACCTTAAAAAAATTTATCGCCTCCCCACCTCTCAATGGAATCGGAAAACATGTAAAACACTTGCCCAAAAACTAAAAACTTCCCATGCAATGATTAGTTCCGTAGTTCCTAAAATAAATCACCATTTTGCTAGCGCTTTCCCTCACACCCATTTTCTATCCCATAAAAGTCCACTCGACATCGCAATTGATTACCCACAACCCCAACACATTGGCGCCGATCGTCTCGCAAACACCGTTGCCGTAGCTGCTCAAAAATTAGCGCCTGCCATTGTCATCGATTTTGGCACCGCCGTCACTTTCGACGTCATCGACGCCCGCAATACTTATCTCGGTGGGGTCATTGCTCCCGGCATTCAAGCCTTAACCAATTACCTTCACGAAAAAACTGCACTCTTGCCTACCATTCAACTTTCCCCTCCTTCTCGCGCGATTGGACAAAGTACAAAAGAAGCCATGCAAATCGGCGCCATGATCGGCTATCCAGGGCTCATTCAAGCCATTCTCCAAGCCATCCGCAAGGAAATGAAAACTCGAAAAAAAATTCATATGATTGCTACCGGCGGCGATGCCAAACTTCTTGCGCAAAAATTAAAACGCCAACACCTCCTCACCCATATCGACCCTCAACTCACTTTGAAAGGTCTCGCTATCGTAGCTCAAAAAATTTGGGGCTAA
- a CDS encoding PIN domain-containing protein, producing MNIEIFVDTSGWMAILNDDDLAHESAQDWLTQMSPLNFSMITTDYIIDETVTLFRSRRYSYLIAPFFKKIFSGNPVQIEWINENRFFQARDFLFKHEDKDYSFTDCTSFVVMRELRLTQALASDRHFKQAGFKPLLC from the coding sequence ATGAATATTGAGATATTTGTCGACACAAGCGGGTGGATGGCGATTCTTAATGATGATGATTTGGCTCATGAATCGGCTCAAGACTGGTTAACCCAAATGTCTCCCTTAAATTTTAGTATGATTACGACAGATTATATCATTGATGAAACAGTGACCCTATTTCGATCTCGCCGTTATTCTTACTTAATAGCGCCTTTTTTTAAAAAAATATTTTCCGGCAATCCCGTGCAAATCGAATGGATTAATGAAAACCGTTTTTTCCAAGCGCGCGATTTTTTGTTTAAACACGAAGACAAAGATTATTCCTTCACCGACTGCACCAGCTTTGTTGTCATGCGAGAATTGAGATTAACCCAAGCCCTGGCCAGTGATCGCCACTTCAAACAAGCCGGCTTCAAACCTTTGTTATGTTAA
- a CDS encoding type II toxin-antitoxin system prevent-host-death family antitoxin, translated as MKKRSIKYKAVKKAPMLLRETAVEKEMQVPTITMLDLRHNAETIVKKVENGQSMILTYRGRPAVRLEPALPHVKKSAEKSVDFVKSLFAMSVSMGPMTNEEMDRLIYEY; from the coding sequence ATGAAAAAGAGATCGATCAAATATAAAGCCGTGAAAAAAGCGCCCATGTTATTGCGTGAAACCGCAGTAGAAAAAGAGATGCAGGTGCCTACCATTACTATGCTTGATTTACGGCATAATGCGGAAACCATTGTAAAGAAGGTGGAAAATGGCCAAAGCATGATTTTGACCTATCGCGGACGTCCAGCAGTGCGATTGGAGCCTGCTTTGCCTCACGTCAAAAAATCCGCTGAAAAGAGTGTTGATTTTGTTAAGAGTCTATTTGCTATGTCTGTGAGTATGGGGCCGATGACTAATGAAGAAATGGATCGTTTGATTTATGAATATTGA
- a CDS encoding prepilin-type N-terminal cleavage/methylation domain-containing protein — translation MKKIACLRSRKKAFTLLELLISMAVLSLLMALLFQIFELSMRTWQNAEQRTDAFREARAALHIISRDLRNTLRGNSQVATLILGERSPSPTPPNQEIYALTTVKNNGGKSDVCAVGFYCYWDDSRGAFMLKRYFRNSDDTFPLLGNPSQLFQPAPANRDNATDSTLAAYVWDFQVTALDTNGAVMNYPLTVKTNLPASVQVEFKALNAQATRKIKAQGIDPNGWFEKGSEMYRNSIQPYVQQFTTRIPLIGPE, via the coding sequence ATGAAAAAAATAGCCTGCCTTCGATCGCGCAAAAAAGCTTTTACCTTGTTGGAATTGCTTATTTCCATGGCAGTTTTATCGCTATTAATGGCTTTGCTTTTTCAGATTTTTGAATTATCTATGCGCACTTGGCAAAATGCCGAGCAACGCACCGATGCCTTTCGCGAAGCGCGTGCGGCTTTGCATATTATTTCGCGTGACTTGCGTAATACATTACGAGGGAATTCGCAAGTAGCTACTTTAATATTGGGTGAGAGATCGCCATCGCCCACGCCTCCGAATCAAGAAATCTATGCTTTAACCACCGTGAAGAATAACGGGGGTAAAAGTGATGTTTGTGCAGTAGGATTTTATTGTTATTGGGACGATTCTCGAGGCGCTTTTATGTTGAAACGCTACTTCCGCAATAGCGATGACACTTTTCCTCTTTTGGGTAATCCCTCTCAACTTTTTCAACCCGCACCGGCCAATCGCGATAACGCTACAGATAGTACCCTAGCCGCCTACGTGTGGGATTTTCAAGTCACAGCGCTCGACACAAACGGTGCCGTAATGAATTATCCCCTTACCGTTAAAACGAATTTGCCAGCTTCCGTGCAAGTCGAATTCAAAGCCCTTAATGCCCAAGCTACCCGGAAAATTAAAGCGCAGGGGATTGATCCTAATGGATGGTTTGAAAAGGGTTCGGAAATGTATCGCAATAGCATCCAACCTTACGTGCAACAATTTACAACGAGGATTCCATTGATAGGCCCGGAGTGA
- the vccB gene encoding Verru_Chthon cassette protein B: MKIKCFPLKKKFSAFSLVEVVAAVGVVAIGIIAILGLLPSGLNSSRDTANETRAALMAQSIYSTLRSQPFDKVELFGEDVNLSSQNGPLQLYSDINGNITNVESAESVFFLNLDFNNSPTNFPTSNPSRVNQVALTVTWLPTNNVSALKFVSFVGDLK, encoded by the coding sequence ATGAAAATAAAATGCTTTCCTTTGAAGAAAAAATTTTCCGCCTTTTCGCTCGTGGAAGTCGTGGCGGCGGTGGGAGTGGTGGCGATTGGAATTATCGCTATTTTAGGTTTGTTGCCTTCTGGCCTTAACTCGAGTCGTGACACAGCTAACGAAACTCGCGCTGCATTGATGGCCCAATCGATTTATTCGACTTTGCGCTCTCAACCATTTGATAAGGTGGAATTATTTGGAGAAGATGTGAATCTGTCTTCTCAAAATGGACCTTTGCAACTTTATAGCGATATCAATGGCAACATCACTAATGTGGAAAGCGCGGAAAGCGTTTTTTTTCTCAATTTAGATTTTAACAATAGTCCAACCAATTTTCCGACGAGCAATCCTAGTCGGGTCAATCAAGTGGCTTTAACGGTGACTTGGCTGCCTACGAATAATGTCAGCGCTTTAAAATTTGTATCATTTGTGGGGGATTTGAAATGA
- a CDS encoding prepilin-type N-terminal cleavage/methylation domain-containing protein, with amino-acid sequence MKQQLGFTLIELMAVIAIIALLSAISLPALKSVTTVSGKKGAISTLLSGFSQARSLAISQGRPVYMVFADASAPEKYRHRSFAIYQQTDDGKSNIVAVSRWNFLPEGTALRNDSQSFFGSTQTLNFPVPRDFSGGGSINLKYVQFDEMGAVSTPTDSNQLAFYVFEGFVGEDGNEIFTSKAGQVAEQSREAIYFDEIRVSPYTGLAHWTPPESVEAGANR; translated from the coding sequence CTGAAGCAGCAACTGGGTTTCACGTTGATTGAGTTAATGGCTGTGATTGCCATTATCGCATTGTTGAGCGCTATCTCGCTGCCGGCTTTAAAAAGTGTGACAACCGTTTCAGGAAAAAAGGGGGCCATCTCGACTTTATTAAGTGGTTTTTCGCAAGCACGATCTTTGGCAATTTCACAAGGGCGACCGGTTTATATGGTTTTTGCGGACGCTTCTGCGCCAGAAAAATATCGTCACCGTTCGTTTGCGATTTATCAACAAACCGATGATGGAAAGAGTAATATTGTTGCTGTGTCGCGTTGGAATTTTTTGCCGGAAGGCACAGCGTTGCGAAATGATTCGCAATCCTTTTTTGGTTCGACACAAACGCTTAACTTTCCTGTGCCACGCGATTTTTCCGGCGGAGGTTCTATTAATTTAAAATATGTTCAATTTGATGAAATGGGAGCTGTCAGCACACCTACGGATTCCAATCAATTAGCTTTCTATGTGTTTGAAGGGTTTGTGGGCGAGGATGGTAATGAGATTTTTACTTCGAAAGCGGGACAGGTCGCGGAGCAGAGTAGAGAAGCGATTTATTTCGATGAAATTCGTGTTTCGCCTTACACTGGGTTGGCGCATTGGACACCACCGGAAAGTGTTGAAGCGGGAGCGAATCGCTAA